In Kangiella koreensis DSM 16069, the DNA window TCTTGCAGCCCTGAATGTTGAACAGGATCTGGCCGAAGCAAAACAACTGGCTGACCAGCAAGAATTCGATAAGTCTTATGATATCCTACTTAGTGCTTGGCAGGTGTCAGGAGCTCGGTTAGAGTCTAATGCCTTATTCACTGGAACTCGCAATAAAGTTAGCGAGAACTATCATCAAAAAGCACTTCGACTTTATCGTAATCAGGAGCTAGATGAGGCTTTGATTTACTGGGATAAAGTTTTAACTATTAATCCCTCTGATGATCTGGCTCTCGTTTATAAAGACCGAGTTAAATCCTTAAAAGAGCGCCTAGACTCACTATAAATATCACCTGTTATTGAAAACTAAAAAGGCTATCTCTCGATAGCCTTTTTAGTTCAAACATACATCTAACACATTATTTTGTTACGTCAGCTAATCTTTTTCTCAGCCTGAGTCTTTTCCTATTTCTGAGTCAGCTTCATCTTGAGAAATTATCAAGGTTTTATCCAAGTCAGTTATAGTTTCCAGCAAACTGGGATCGGGGGACGTGCTTATATACTGAGTTTGAGTTAAACCTGCCAACTTCTGGGAAAGATCGTTGACCTCCTGTTGCAAGCGGCCTACCTCATCATGAGTATCCACCTTAAGTATATCCGCTTCCCCATGATTTCTCAGTTCTCTTATCACATGCCGCGTCTCATTGACTCGCTGGATAAAGCGGTTGGCTAGCCAATAAACCCCTGAGAAGACTGCCAGCATAATTAAAAACATCCAGATAATCATCGCCAGCAGTGATGACTGAGTGGCACTTTTCAAATTGCTTCGGCTGATAGCAATAAATGCATTGCCAATAACTTTATCCTGATACTTAATCTGCGAGTCGAAAAGAACCACTTCCTGGTCATAATCCGTTAAATTAGAGTATATTTGAGCATCTGATGTCTTCTGCTGTATTTGGCTTGCAGGAGGCAATGAGAATGGCTTACTAATTTGCTCAGGCTGACTGCTACTCTGTACGATCCCATCCTTGTCACGGATTGAAAGATGGCGAATTTGGGAGTTACCAGCAATATCCCGTGTCAACTCCTGCAATGTAATACGCTCCTCAAGCAATAAAGGCTCTCTTGTCTCCTGAGAAATGATTTGTACCATCGAGTTGCCATAATCAAACACCAACTGATTCATTAGTTTATTCTGTTTGTTGTAAACCCAAACCATGCCAAGAATCATGACCAGTAAAACCACAGCGGATAAGCTAATAGCCCAACGTGCCCGCATCGAAACAAAACGAATGCCAGCTAATCCTTCTTTATTCTGAGTCAACTCCTTAGTCAGAGTCTCAATTTCTTCTAACAACTCATCACTGGTAGGGTAACGATGGTCAGGGTTTTTCTGTAGCAAACGGAATATTATACTTTGCCACATGAAACCCTGTTCAGAAACAATATTGATCGGCTGTGGGTTTAAATGAAGAACAGCCTGCATCATGGCAGCATAATTTGGTGCTTGGAATGGAAGTTCGCCTTTGGTGACCTGATAAAGTATCACACCGAGCGAATAGAGATCCGTTTTAAAGTCGACGCCATGTCCGGTAATTTGCTCAGGTGACATATAAGCAGGTGTGCCCATAATTTTATCTTTGCTTTTACCACCTTCATCTTCAAGAAAAAGGTGCTCAACATGAGCAATACCAAAGTCAGTGATTTTAAATCGACGCCCGCCATCTAATACCAAAATATTATCAGGTTTAAGATCGCGGTGAATAACACCGTTTTGGTGAGCGTAATCAAGAGCCAAGGCCAGTTGTTTAGCAAGATCAGATGCTTGCTCTAAACTAAAAGTACCGTTTTGCTGTAAATATTCATCAAGGTTTTGTCCTTCCAATAACTCCATCGCAATGAAAGGACGCTCTTGCCAAATCCCAACATCATAAATAGTCACAATACCAGGATGTCCCAGGCGGCCAGCAGCTTTTGCCTCACGCAAAAAAAGCTCGCGATACTCCTCTTTTTCCACCAGTTCGTGTTTTAAGAGTTTTATCGCGAGCATTCGACCGATTTCTGGATCTTCTGCCTGATAAACCACAGACATAGCTCCTCGGCCAATTTCTTTTACAAGCTTGTAGCGCCCGATGCGCAGGTCGTTATCTTGAGTCATTGATGATTACAGGAATAGCCAGGCAAGAACTCCCAACAGAATAATCGCTGCCACACCCAATGAGCCAATCAGCATCCAGTTCATTTCTTCTTTATCTTCTTGTACCTGAGCTTCATTGCTATCAACTAATGTAAAGAGAAACTCAGTATGACCAACTTGGATTCGATCACCGAATGACAGGATTCGCTCGGAAACCTTCTCACCATTCACAATAGTACCGTTAGAAGACAATAAGTTTAGAATTCGCCACTGGCCATCAGAGAAAGTGATTTGCGCATGAGTTGAAGATGCTGCCGGATCGTATAAGGTCACACTATTGCCCTTACCGCGCCCAATAACATTCTTCCCATATTCGAGCAAAAAAGCCTGTCCAGCATGAGGCTTAGTGGTTGCAAGTAAAGCTGGAACCTTGGTTCCATCATCTTCCAACTTTTGAATTTCCTCTTTAATCATCCTTTCTACTTGACTCGAATCGAAGACCAATGTTCCTTGTGGTCCCGCTTTATCTTCACGAAATTCAGACTTATGTTGTGAAGGATTTTTCTCAGAAGACATACCTACCTCACATTAACCTATTTTAAGGATTGTTTTGATTTTTGTTATAAACTTTTCAAGCGGAGTTTCTTGCTTTTTTGGCTTTGGCTCAGTAACCGGTGATGAAATTAGCATTAAAGAAATATTATCGCTACCCCCATTCTTACATGCTAACTCAACCAAATATTCCACCTTAGCCTGATTATCACGAGGAAGTTTCAAAGCTGCAACGATTTCTTGTCTTGAAAGTTCCTCATACAAACCATCACTGGCAAGCAACAATGACTCTCCATAATCCCACTCACGTTTCAAAGAACCAATATTCAGCTGATTTTCGTTCTCTATACCCAAACATTGGGTAATCACATGGCGCTTTGGATGGTTTTTAACTTCAGTTTGCTCCAATAAGCCAGCATTCACTAGCTTCTGAACCAAAGTATGATCTTCGGTCAACTGAGTCAAATCACCCGTTTCCTGACTCCATAGATAAGCACGACTATCACCTACCCAGGCTATTTCATATTCAGAACCATTAGATTGCACAGCAACCACAGTCGCACCGCGATCTTCCTGCTCATGACGATTATACGCCTTAATCACAGAATGCGCAGAATGCACCGCGTTATGTAAGTTAAAACCTTTAGAAATCGATTTAGAAATCTCTTCAACAGCGTATTGACTCGCTTGTTCGCCTTGCTTAAGACCACCGACACCATCAGACAAAAGCCATAGCCCCAATTCAGCGGAAGCAAAAACCTTGTCATCATTGTTCTGGCGCGACATCCCCTTATGCGAAAGCATGGCAAACTGTATTTTGGACGTTTGTAGACTGCTCATTGCCCCTCCTGTTATTCCAATGGAGTGTAGCCGTTTGTTCTCAAAATGAATGTTAACCAAGCCACAAAATATCTTGAGCTATACCCTTGATATTAATGTACTTACCCCCATTATGCACTATAATGGACAAGAATCTGGGGACGATTTGGATTCGACGTGGATTACGAAACTCCAGGTGCATGCCGAGATGTCAGCGAATCTCGTAAAATCAAAGCTGAAACTTAATAGTTGCAAACGAAGACAACTACGCTTTAGCCGCTTAAGGCTAACTGTCTACTCTGAGCGTCCTTGGTAGGAGCTAGACAGTCAATACAGGGACTCGCAGGTAACTGTGCTCGGCAGCCAACTGTTAAACTTTCCTCGAGACCGTCTTTGAATGCCTGCCCATCGGCACGTCAAAGATTAAAATAATGATGGACCTAAGCATGTAGACCCTCGAGCAGAGGATTCGCGGACGCGGGTTCAATTCCCGCCGTCTCCACCAAACAATAGAAAAGGTCACTTTTAAGTGGCCTTTTTTATTGTTCGTGTGAAATGTAGGTGTTGAGCCCGCGGAGCGGGTTCGACCAATTTGTCAGGAACACATTGGAACATCGGAGCTTGCGACGATGGCCCCAAAGGGGTGAGCACCAGGGATGGTGCGAATAATTCCCGCCGTCTCCACCAATACAAAACCTCAACTCGCAAGAGTTGGGGTTTTGTATTGGCTATAGATTACGGATTTAGAAGCCGCGTAGCGGGCGACCGCCAAGGATGGCGGAAGTGCAGAAAATGCAGGAGCAATTTTCTGGGCGCTGATATCTAGCTCAAAACAATTTTTGACAGCCTTAGCTGGCCTGAGCGTAGCGAAGGCGACGCTCAAGGATGAGCCGAGCTATTCCCGCCTTTCAATTCAAACCCTATGATGGATTAAGGCTAGTGCCTAGCCCATCTATAAAAACTGTATAGCCATAAAAAAGGGCGAACACAGTTCGCCCCCAACAATTGATATTCTCTAATTCGAAGTAAGTATTATCAGCGACTCACAATCTTCGCTACCGTCTCATCAACTTTGTTAATATCGCCGACTTCCTGAAAAACAATGCGCCCCTGCTCGTCTAACAAGGTGAAAACATTAGAATGCGCAACTTCGTTATCTTCGCTTTTCTTATAACGAATATTCAGCGCCATTGCGAGACTTCTTACATCTTGTTTATCACCCGTTAGTAGAGTCCAGCGCTCTGGATTTAACTTTCTTTTTTCAGCGAACTCTTTAAGTACTTTCGCCGTATCACTCGCTGGAGTCAAAGATATCAAAACAAACTCCGTGTTATCCAAGACGTCTTGAGGTAATTTTTTCTCGATGTTCTGCATGGTTGCCACAATAGTCGGGCAGGTATGCATGCAGTGTGTGTATATCAAGCTGACTACTTGTTGTTTACCGGAAAGTGATTGGATATTAATAGTCTGCTCGTCTTGTGTCACCCACTCACTATTTAGGTGATAAATAGAGTCGTCTGGTAAACTTGCTTTACCGTCCTCTGCGTAAGCCTGCCCGCTTAATGCGAGCATCAGAATTACGGAACTAATCTGAAGCCATTGTTTCATGATTGCCTCTCTTGTTTATTGCTGATCGATATCAGCAGCGCAGCGAAATCCTAAATTTGGTAGTGCAAATTTAGCTTCTAAACTGCTTCTAAATCCATAGCGCATAAAAGCAGCATAATCACCCGGGTCTACCGCACCACTTGCTCCACCGGCACAGAATAGCTTGGTATCGATGGTGCTATCGCCACGTGATTCACCCGTTACTAACGCTGAGTTGAAATCTTCAGTCCATTCCCAGATTAAGCCATGCATATCGTACAGGCCCCAATAATTGGGTTGGTTTTGTCCGACTGCTGACAGTTGTTTCTGGCTTGGCCTGCTGTACCACATCAATATCTTTTGCTTATACCCTTCTTCAACACTACCGTCAGCTTGTGTTTCGCTGGCTAAAGCGGCCAGTTCCCACTCACTCACTCGCGGTAAACGTTTGCCTTGCGCCTGGCAGTACGCATCCGCAGCAAACCAGGAAACATTGGTCACTGGGCTGAAGTTTATCTCTTTCGGATAATCTGTATCCGATTGCCAGTGCTGTAAATAATGCTTCTCTACAAACACTTTAGGAGCCTGGGTTTTAGACCAGGCAGGGTTATCATTGATGAATGCCTGAAAGTTCTGATTGGTCACTGGGTGTTGGTCAAGGTAAAAATCATCCACCACCTGAATCGGGCTGTCCTTACTCATATACAACGGACGATACTGCCCCCCTTCTACCAACTCCATTCCTTCTGGAGCCTTGGCAACATCTTTCGCATACAACAAGCTACTGTCACTGACTCCCAAAAGAGCCAGTGACACAGCCAGTAGTTTTAGTTGATGATTAAGCATAGTGCTTTAACCTTTAATAACAGTGATTAGTGAGGCTTTTGTGCTCTAACTTTTTTCACTTGCTCTACAGTGATTTCACCACCATTGTTATCCCAGCTGTTAAGCAGATAAGTCATGACATTGGCAATCTCGTCATCGCTTAATTGCATAGCAGGCATAACGCTGTTAAATGATTCACCGTTGACTTTAATAGGACCTTCAAGACCATGAACAATGGCGTGGACACCTCGCAACGGATCTTCATTTAAGTAATCAGACTTGGCAACCGGCGGGAATGCTGAAGGAATACCTTGGCCATTCGGTTGGTGACAAGCCATGCAGTTCGCATCGTAAACACGTTTACCAAACTTGATTTTCTCTTCTAGATTGGTTGCTTTTACCTCAACTACTTTTTTGTCGACGCTTTGTACTGCTGAACCTTCTGGACGATAAATACGGTCATCGATTTTGCCTGAATAAATGGCCTTGTCTTCTTTACCAGAAACAGCCAGCATACCTAGAGCACCCTTGTTGAAAGCACGGAATATTGAGTGATCAACAAGAATCAGATTTCCCGGAACCTCTACTTTAAACTCAACAATAGCTGAGCCGCCTGCAGGAACTAGAGTTGTCTGAATGTTTTCATTCACAAGATTGCCACCTTCAACATACACTTTGTCAAAGATTTCACCGATCACGTGGAATGAAGATACTAAATTAGGACCACCATTACCGACATATAGACGCACTGTTTCGCCGACATTGGCTTTTAGTGATTTGTCACCGGTCAAGCTTCCAACCGCACCGTTGAACACAACATAATCAGCGTGCTCATCAATCGCTTTTTGCATGTCAAAAGGCTGTAGACCAGGATCGCCATACTTACCTTTAGTATAGAAGTCGCCTTGCATTACATAATATTCGCGATCAACTTTAGGCAAACCTTCTTTAGGTTCAACCAAGATCAAACCGTACATACCATTAGCAATGTGCATACCAACAGGCGCCGTTGCGCAGTGATAAACATATAGGCCAGGGTTCAGTGCTTTAAACGCAAATGTTGAAGTATGGCCAGGAGCTGTAAAAGATGAAGTCGCGCCACCACCCGGGCCTGTTACTGCGTGTAAATCAATGTTGTGTGGCATTTTAG includes these proteins:
- a CDS encoding PP2C family protein-serine/threonine phosphatase, producing the protein MSSLQTSKIQFAMLSHKGMSRQNNDDKVFASAELGLWLLSDGVGGLKQGEQASQYAVEEISKSISKGFNLHNAVHSAHSVIKAYNRHEQEDRGATVVAVQSNGSEYEIAWVGDSRAYLWSQETGDLTQLTEDHTLVQKLVNAGLLEQTEVKNHPKRHVITQCLGIENENQLNIGSLKREWDYGESLLLASDGLYEELSRQEIVAALKLPRDNQAKVEYLVELACKNGGSDNISLMLISSPVTEPKPKKQETPLEKFITKIKTILKIG
- a CDS encoding serine/threonine protein kinase, which translates into the protein MTQDNDLRIGRYKLVKEIGRGAMSVVYQAEDPEIGRMLAIKLLKHELVEKEEYRELFLREAKAAGRLGHPGIVTIYDVGIWQERPFIAMELLEGQNLDEYLQQNGTFSLEQASDLAKQLALALDYAHQNGVIHRDLKPDNILVLDGGRRFKITDFGIAHVEHLFLEDEGGKSKDKIMGTPAYMSPEQITGHGVDFKTDLYSLGVILYQVTKGELPFQAPNYAAMMQAVLHLNPQPINIVSEQGFMWQSIIFRLLQKNPDHRYPTSDELLEEIETLTKELTQNKEGLAGIRFVSMRARWAISLSAVVLLVMILGMVWVYNKQNKLMNQLVFDYGNSMVQIISQETREPLLLEERITLQELTRDIAGNSQIRHLSIRDKDGIVQSSSQPEQISKPFSLPPASQIQQKTSDAQIYSNLTDYDQEVVLFDSQIKYQDKVIGNAFIAISRSNLKSATQSSLLAMIIWMFLIMLAVFSGVYWLANRFIQRVNETRHVIRELRNHGEADILKVDTHDEVGRLQQEVNDLSQKLAGLTQTQYISTSPDPSLLETITDLDKTLIISQDEADSEIGKDSG
- a CDS encoding FHA domain-containing protein yields the protein MSSEKNPSQHKSEFREDKAGPQGTLVFDSSQVERMIKEEIQKLEDDGTKVPALLATTKPHAGQAFLLEYGKNVIGRGKGNSVTLYDPAASSTHAQITFSDGQWRILNLLSSNGTIVNGEKVSERILSFGDRIQVGHTEFLFTLVDSNEAQVQEDKEEMNWMLIGSLGVAAIILLGVLAWLFL
- the nirK gene encoding copper-containing nitrite reductase, giving the protein MLKNKLFKKTLLGLATLSLINSAMAKDLPTEQAILTSPPEVPPAIEREHNAKVVVELETVEKVGTMADGVEYVYWSFGGTVPGSFIRVKEGDEIEFHLSNHPSSKMPHNIDLHAVTGPGGGATSSFTAPGHTSTFAFKALNPGLYVYHCATAPVGMHIANGMYGLILVEPKEGLPKVDREYYVMQGDFYTKGKYGDPGLQPFDMQKAIDEHADYVVFNGAVGSLTGDKSLKANVGETVRLYVGNGGPNLVSSFHVIGEIFDKVYVEGGNLVNENIQTTLVPAGGSAIVEFKVEVPGNLILVDHSIFRAFNKGALGMLAVSGKEDKAIYSGKIDDRIYRPEGSAVQSVDKKVVEVKATNLEEKIKFGKRVYDANCMACHQPNGQGIPSAFPPVAKSDYLNEDPLRGVHAIVHGLEGPIKVNGESFNSVMPAMQLSDDEIANVMTYLLNSWDNNGGEITVEQVKKVRAQKPH
- a CDS encoding SCO family protein — protein: MKQWLQISSVILMLALSGQAYAEDGKASLPDDSIYHLNSEWVTQDEQTINIQSLSGKQQVVSLIYTHCMHTCPTIVATMQNIEKKLPQDVLDNTEFVLISLTPASDTAKVLKEFAEKRKLNPERWTLLTGDKQDVRSLAMALNIRYKKSEDNEVAHSNVFTLLDEQGRIVFQEVGDINKVDETVAKIVSR
- a CDS encoding formylglycine-generating enzyme family protein, producing MLNHQLKLLAVSLALLGVSDSSLLYAKDVAKAPEGMELVEGGQYRPLYMSKDSPIQVVDDFYLDQHPVTNQNFQAFINDNPAWSKTQAPKVFVEKHYLQHWQSDTDYPKEINFSPVTNVSWFAADAYCQAQGKRLPRVSEWELAALASETQADGSVEEGYKQKILMWYSRPSQKQLSAVGQNQPNYWGLYDMHGLIWEWTEDFNSALVTGESRGDSTIDTKLFCAGGASGAVDPGDYAAFMRYGFRSSLEAKFALPNLGFRCAADIDQQ